A single genomic interval of Nostoc commune NIES-4072 harbors:
- a CDS encoding COX15/CtaA family protein: MSEFVLQQQNEAAVEQQKPKEMIRRLVWKICIATLILMAIGSATRVMNAGLACPDWPLCYGELVPAKQMNLQVFLEWFHRLDAALIGVSAIALFGLSWWHRRFLPKWLPWASTFALFLIVFQGILGGLTVTELLRFDIVTAHLGTALLFFSTLLIIGTALTPYQGNGTVGKLPWVGLTAAVLVYLQSLLGALVGSRWALHQCLGGSQLCTVMYSHIAGLVPPTVATLAMVFICWRTPALHPALRRLANIAGGLLTLQILLGFATFKLHLQVEPLTVSHQAIGATLLGTLVVFTVLALRDSVSADSRVLSAE; encoded by the coding sequence ATGAGCGAATTTGTCCTACAACAACAAAATGAAGCGGCAGTTGAGCAGCAAAAACCCAAGGAAATGATTCGTCGCTTGGTGTGGAAAATATGCATAGCCACCTTAATTTTGATGGCAATAGGCAGCGCCACTCGCGTGATGAATGCTGGACTTGCTTGCCCAGACTGGCCCTTATGCTATGGCGAACTGGTACCAGCCAAGCAAATGAATCTCCAAGTGTTTTTGGAGTGGTTTCACAGATTGGATGCAGCTTTAATTGGTGTAAGCGCGATCGCACTTTTTGGTTTGTCCTGGTGGCATCGTCGTTTCTTACCCAAATGGCTGCCTTGGGCATCAACATTTGCCCTGTTTTTAATTGTCTTCCAAGGCATCTTGGGTGGACTCACCGTCACCGAACTGTTGCGGTTTGATATTGTTACCGCCCATTTAGGAACGGCGCTGTTATTTTTTAGCACCCTGCTGATTATTGGCACGGCGCTCACGCCCTATCAGGGAAATGGAACTGTTGGTAAGTTACCTTGGGTCGGTTTAACTGCTGCTGTTCTGGTTTACCTACAAAGTTTGCTAGGTGCTTTGGTAGGCTCTCGCTGGGCACTACACCAATGCCTCGGCGGTTCTCAACTTTGTACTGTAATGTACAGCCATATTGCTGGTTTAGTGCCGCCAACAGTGGCAACTTTGGCAATGGTATTTATCTGTTGGCGGACACCAGCACTACATCCAGCCTTACGGCGACTGGCAAATATAGCTGGTGGGTTGTTAACCTTACAAATCTTGTTGGGATTCGCCACTTTTAAATTACACCTCCAAGTCGAGCCTCTCACAGTCTCTCACCAAGCTATAGGAGCTACTTTGCTGGGTACTTTGGTGGTTTTCACAGTTCTTGCACTGCGTGACTCAGTGAGTGCTGATTCACGAGTGTTAAGTGCTGAGTAG